In the Drosophila takahashii strain IR98-3 E-12201 chromosome 3R, DtakHiC1v2, whole genome shotgun sequence genome, one interval contains:
- the LOC108057671 gene encoding uncharacterized protein isoform X8, producing MIYENEELRLRTININAEVERGQSDIKRLRRENEQLRREIWTLRDECDRLNKRFKAKLNEHEFGGCRGSGGSGGTCHAYRCSGGGGGRGSGGCDVNSDDSDSCDTCRGADDGHCSDECCQEGGSCAPLKPPLPPEVPSHPSPSKSEEGSTGTQNKEQQQPLHFDHLSVVSEETLSNPELMIVQQQEHLTICPPDPHGSQSTLPSMMGPLTPLTPIELVANQLNDLQAMVPPLSYFENILTQHMGARNAAQTPSPELGTSSSTTTGKTMRHTNGWDYNLQSPFTQRKYSDLSSPSRSPPPPVSTMTTFVPTSTLQTMPRIAVNAPSAHLPEGGDIETVAITTNATQHALNSPKHFFAPIKPRLKLNTKLANQGQDLEQDDLPPGSPPPPLRDPPDIFVNNALASPYQRRVSPQTDSVNLESILNDIETISEDILAIQLEKSKSRDNLSHSNNKDDDRAKKPYRSEMNLYLQYDGTNPTISPATTETEIGTATPAVTTSSESGNSGSSKLVRRTRSLEREHTDSPAPHIPDPMAPFPDKCTYLGFDQVNQAVGGAGGVPPQSPNGQRPPIAAKPNVPLKPPPPLPPARRPTMPTEPPPPPPATSASGVVGLPPNKSHLYKSLASAAAKRAIFRSSPSQLTRSLDVDLSATEGEAGVEQSAAANMDELARRKARRVSIVCGSGQGAQAQPDEVGTPVTTVPMATASCVDLSTVLTHPSIKAFKMSHSTPSSPHSSRRRTNSNSMAPTPGASAGGGHHPEVGATASAPPSTTHHHHHRKEGSDPVPMTATVSRTKCSRRHSEGTVHTVHRNSAASGGGGGHHHHSHSHHHPHSGMVISTNPHHSHHSHQDSNHETVTSLSDRNSNSFASSRESSTSFSMRSTRRKISVSSHTGGKIPWCGCWGNGCL from the exons ATGATATACGAAAATGAGGAGCTCAGGCTGCGCACCATTAACATTAATGCAGAAGTGGAACGAG GGCAATCGGACATTAAGCGCCTGCGGCGGGAGAACGAGCAACTGCGTCGGGAAATCTGGACTTTGAGGGACGAGTGCGACAGGCTTAACAAGCGCTTCAAAGCGAAACTCAATGAGCACGAGTTCGGTGGCTGCCGGGGCAGCGGAGGGAGTGGCGGCACCTGCCACGCCTACCGCTGCAGCGGCggaggcggtgggcgtggGAGCGGAGGTTGTGATGTAAACAGTGAT GACTCTGACTCATGTGATACGTGTCGCGGGGCAGATGATGGCCACTGCAGCGATGAGTGCTGTCAGGAGGGCGGATCCTGTGCGCCGCTGAAGCCCCCTCTTCCGCCGGAGGTGCCCAGCCACCCGTCTCCATCCAAGAGCGAGGAGGGTAGCACTGGGACCCAGaacaaggagcagcagcagcccttGCACTTCGATCACCTGTCGGTGGTCTCTGAGGAGACCCTGAGCAATCCAGAACTTATGATCgtccagcagcaggagcacctAACGATCTGCCCGCCCGACCCCCACGGGTCGCAGAGCACGCTGCCCAGCATGATGGGACCGCTCACCCCGCTGACGCCCATCGAACTGGTGGCCAACCAGCTGAACGACCTGCAGGCTATGGTGCCACCATTGTCCTACTTCGAGAACATCCTCACGCAGCACATGGGCGCACGTAATGCGG ccCAAACGCCTTCTCCGGAGTTGGGAACCAGTTCGAGCACCACCACCGGCAAGACGATGCGGCACACGAACGGCTGGGACTACAACCTGCAGTCGCCCTTCACGCAGCGCAAATACTCCGATCTGTCGTCGCCGTCCCGCTCGCCACCGCCGCCTGTGAGCACGATGACCACCTTTGTGCCCACGTCCACCCTGCAGACGATGCCCAGGATCGCTGTGAATGCGCCATCTGCACATCTGCCGGAAGGCGGCGACATCGAAACGGTGGCCATCACCACGAATGCCACGCAACATGCGCTCAACAGTCCAAAGCACTTCTTTGCGCCGATCAAGCCGCGTTTGAAGCTCAACACCAAGTTGGCCAATCAGGGACAGGACCTGGAGCAGGATGACCTGCCGCCAGGATCTCCGCCGCCGCCCCTGCGAGATCCACCGGATATTTTCGTGAATAACGCCCTGGCCTCGCCCTATCAGCGACGGGTGTCTCCACAA ACGGATTCGGTAAACTTGGAGTCGATTCTGAACGACATCGAGACCATTTCGGAGGACATACTGGCCATTCAGCTGGAGAAGAGCAAGTCGCGCGATAATCTAagccacagcaacaacaaggacGATGATCGGGCGAAGAAACCCTATCGCTCCGAGATGAATTTGTATCTGCAGTACGACGGCACAAATCCGACCATATCACCCGCCACAACGGAAACCGAAATCGGAACGGCTACCCCGGCGGTGACCACCTCCAGTGAGTCCGGAAACAGTGGGAGCAGTAAATTAGTGCGTCGCACCAGGTCCTTGGAGCGGGAGCACACCGACAGTCCTGCACCACACATTCCGGACCCCATGGCTCCGTTTCCCGACAAGTGCACCTACCTGGGCTTCGACCAGGTAAATCAGGCGGTCGGTGGGGCCGGAGGAGTGCCTCCTCAATCGCCGAATGGCCAGAGGCCGCCCATTGCAGCCAAGCCGAATGTACCGCTTAAGCCACCGCCCCCGCTGCCACCCGCCCGCAGGCCAACCATGCCCACAGAACCACCGCCCCCGCCTCCAGCCACTTCCGCTTCCGGCGTAGTCGGCCTGCCGCCCAACAAGAGCCACCTGTACAAGTCACTCGCCTCGGCGGCTGCCAAAAGAGCCATATTCCGCTCATCGCCATCGCAGTTAACCAGGTCCCTGGACGTGGATCTCTCGGCAACGGAGGGGGAGGCGGGCGTGGAGCAGTCGGCGGCTGCAAAT ATGGATGAGCTGGCGCGGCGAAAGGCGCGACGCGTATCCATCGTGTGTGGATCCGGACAGGGGGCCCAGGCCCAGCCGGATGAGGTGGGCACTCCCGTGACTACCGTGCCCATGGCTACCGCCAGTTGTGTGGACCTGAGCACCGTGCTCACCCATCCGAGCATCAAGGCCTTCAAGATGAGTCACAGCACCCCCAGTTCACCGCATTCCTCGCGTCGTCGCACCAACAGCAACTCGATGGCACCTACACCGGGAGCGTCGGCGGGTGGTGGACACCACCCCGAGGTCGGGGCCACTGCGTCGGCACCGCCCAGCACCACCCACCATCACCACCATCGCAAGGAGGGTAGTGATCCGGTTCCCATGACGGCCACTGTCAGTCGGACCAAGTGCTCCAGGCGGCACTCCGAGGGCACTGTTCACACAGTGCACAGGAACAGCGCCGccagcggaggaggaggaggtcacCACCACCACAGCCACAGCCACCACCATCCGCACAGCGGGATGGTGATCAGCACCAACCCGCACCACAGCCACCATTCCCACCAGGACAGCAACCACGAGACGGTCACCTCGCTGTCCGATCGCAACTCCAACAGCTTCGCCTCCTCGCGAGAGTCCTCCACGAGCTTTAGCATGCGCTCCACTCGCCGGAAGATCTCGGTCAGTTCGCACACGGGCGGCAAGATTCCGTGGTGCGGCTGCTGGGGCAACGGGTGCCTCTAG